In Spirosoma aureum, a single genomic region encodes these proteins:
- a CDS encoding GH3 family domain-containing protein, translating to MALLGSMLKNGIRLTNAVRLRKMTAFKQQRKAFRKLISKARFTEFGTTYHFEELLSSTEFGTQREFYEKYKQIVPIHDYNSMFDGWWKRSLAGEKDIAWPGRVKYFALSSGTSEAASKYIPVTKSMSKAIQRSSIRQILTLGRYQNLPSTLYEKGYLMLGGSTNLNAREGHFEGDLSGITASQIPFWFQRFYKPGREIAQERDWALKLDEITEQAGSWDIGYIVGVPAWIQLLMEKIIARYNAKTIHDVWPNLMVFCHGGVSFEPYRKGFEKLLAHPITYIETYLASEGFIAYQTHPNAEGMQLVLNNGLFFEFIPFNEQNFTSDGELVANPQTLMIDEVDEGKEYALLISTCSGAWRYLIGDTIRFVSKKRSEIVITGRTKHFLSLCGEHLSVDNMNKAIELVSQEMGISIREFTVAGVSHDTLFAHHWYVGTDDSVDASDLRDRIDAKLKELNDDYAVERRHALKEITVTVLPAKTFYNWMESRGKMGGQNKFPRVLKKNLIGEWENFLKSL from the coding sequence ATGGCTCTACTAGGCAGTATGCTCAAAAACGGTATTCGGTTAACGAATGCCGTCAGGCTGCGAAAAATGACCGCGTTTAAGCAGCAACGCAAAGCCTTTCGCAAACTCATCAGCAAAGCACGGTTTACGGAGTTTGGTACGACCTACCACTTCGAAGAGCTGCTTAGTTCGACCGAGTTTGGGACACAACGGGAGTTTTACGAAAAATACAAACAGATTGTCCCCATTCACGATTACAACTCCATGTTCGATGGCTGGTGGAAACGTTCATTGGCGGGTGAAAAAGATATCGCCTGGCCAGGACGCGTAAAATATTTTGCGCTCAGTTCCGGCACATCAGAAGCAGCATCGAAATACATTCCGGTGACCAAATCGATGTCCAAAGCCATTCAGCGTTCCAGTATCCGCCAGATTCTGACGCTTGGTCGCTATCAGAACCTTCCCTCAACGCTTTACGAAAAAGGGTATCTGATGCTGGGCGGCAGTACAAATCTGAACGCACGCGAAGGGCACTTCGAAGGCGATCTGAGCGGCATTACAGCCAGCCAGATCCCGTTCTGGTTTCAGCGATTTTACAAACCCGGCCGGGAGATTGCGCAGGAACGGGATTGGGCGCTTAAACTGGATGAAATAACTGAGCAGGCAGGTAGTTGGGATATCGGCTATATCGTTGGTGTTCCGGCCTGGATTCAGTTGCTGATGGAGAAGATCATTGCCCGCTATAATGCCAAAACCATTCACGATGTCTGGCCGAACCTAATGGTTTTCTGTCACGGCGGGGTTTCGTTTGAACCGTATCGGAAAGGCTTTGAGAAACTGCTGGCCCATCCAATCACCTACATCGAAACCTATCTGGCCTCTGAAGGATTCATCGCCTATCAAACCCATCCTAATGCCGAAGGCATGCAGCTGGTGCTTAACAATGGTCTGTTTTTTGAATTCATTCCGTTTAATGAACAGAATTTCACGTCCGACGGCGAACTGGTTGCGAATCCCCAAACGCTGATGATCGATGAAGTAGACGAAGGCAAAGAATACGCCCTGCTGATTTCTACCTGTTCGGGAGCCTGGCGTTATTTAATAGGTGATACAATCCGGTTCGTCAGTAAAAAGCGGTCAGAAATTGTCATTACGGGCCGTACAAAGCACTTCCTGAGCCTGTGTGGTGAACATTTGTCTGTCGACAATATGAATAAAGCCATTGAGCTGGTTTCGCAGGAAATGGGCATTTCCATTCGGGAATTTACCGTGGCCGGCGTCTCCCACGACACTTTGTTCGCTCACCACTGGTACGTTGGAACGGATGACAGTGTAGATGCCAGTGATCTTCGCGACCGAATCGACGCGAAGCTAAAGGAACTCAACGATGATTACGCCGTTGAGCGTCGGCACGCCCTTAAAGAAATAACCGTCACGGTATTACCTGCTAAAACCTTTTATAACTGGATGGAATCAAGAGGAAAAATGGGCGGTCAGAACAAGTTTCCGCGTGTTCTGAAAAAGAACCTGATCGGTGAGTGGGAAAACTTTCTGAAAAGCCTATGA
- the surE gene encoding 5'/3'-nucleotidase SurE, translating into MAEQKPLILITNDDGITSHGIRTLVELMKQVGSVVVVAPNSPQSGMGHAITISNPIRLYPSDIFGDVPAYECSGTPADCVKLAKHHVLKDRSPDLVVSGINHGSNSSISILYSGTMSAAIEAAIEGIPAIGFSLGDFTSKADFSHAHEHILSIVRMVLERGLQRGTALNVNFPAKAAEPLKGIRICRQANAKWQEVFDERRDPHGRRYFWLAGDFVNFDSHAEDTDEYALSQNYTSVVPCHYDLTSYGMLDELKNWNL; encoded by the coding sequence ATGGCCGAGCAAAAGCCTCTGATTTTAATAACGAACGACGATGGTATCACATCCCATGGGATTCGGACACTCGTTGAATTGATGAAACAAGTAGGTTCGGTGGTCGTGGTTGCCCCGAATAGCCCTCAGTCGGGGATGGGTCATGCCATCACGATATCTAATCCGATTCGACTTTATCCTTCCGATATCTTTGGCGATGTTCCGGCCTATGAATGTTCGGGCACTCCGGCCGACTGTGTCAAACTGGCCAAACATCATGTGTTGAAAGACCGCTCTCCCGATTTGGTTGTGAGTGGTATCAATCATGGCAGTAATTCATCGATCAGTATTCTGTATTCTGGCACGATGTCGGCGGCCATTGAAGCGGCTATCGAAGGGATACCGGCCATTGGCTTCTCGCTGGGCGACTTTACGAGCAAGGCTGATTTTTCGCATGCGCATGAGCATATCCTGAGCATTGTTCGTATGGTGCTGGAACGTGGCCTTCAGCGCGGAACAGCACTGAACGTCAATTTTCCGGCCAAAGCTGCCGAACCCTTGAAAGGCATTCGGATCTGCCGCCAGGCCAATGCGAAATGGCAGGAAGTGTTCGACGAACGGCGCGACCCACACGGTCGACGGTATTTCTGGCTGGCGGGGGATTTCGTTAATTTCGACTCCCATGCCGAAGATACTGACGAATATGCTCTTTCTCAGAACTATACGTCTGTTGTACCCTGTCATTATGACCTGACCTCATATGGCATGTTGGATGAACTAAAAAACTGGAACCTTTAA
- a CDS encoding GNAT family N-acetyltransferase: MPFKLRTATSADIPAIIRLQEQIWEPTYRPILSSEQIEYMFTTIYAPEALLEQMTTLGHTFVLLETEGDQQTTELKGFAAFAPYGPDNKIFKLHKIYVLPTQQGSGLGKTLMTEVETRCQSLGGEELLLNVNRYNKARTFYEKQGFRVLYEEDIAIGPYWMNDYVMSKPLGIQSASNPVSYDV; encoded by the coding sequence GTGCCGTTTAAACTTCGTACTGCTACTTCCGCCGACATTCCGGCTATTATCCGGCTGCAGGAGCAAATCTGGGAACCGACCTACCGCCCTATATTATCATCGGAGCAAATCGAGTATATGTTTACGACAATTTATGCACCTGAAGCGCTTCTGGAACAGATGACTACGCTTGGTCATACGTTTGTATTGCTCGAAACCGAGGGTGATCAACAAACGACAGAGTTAAAAGGATTTGCCGCTTTTGCGCCGTATGGACCAGATAATAAGATATTCAAACTGCATAAAATTTATGTTTTGCCCACTCAGCAGGGGAGTGGTTTGGGCAAAACGCTGATGACAGAGGTTGAAACCCGATGCCAGTCGTTGGGCGGAGAAGAGCTTCTGCTGAACGTAAATCGGTATAACAAGGCCCGAACGTTCTACGAAAAACAAGGATTTCGGGTATTGTATGAAGAGGATATTGCCATTGGACCTTATTGGATGAATGATTATGTAATGAGCAAACCTTTAGGCATACAGTCGGCCAGTAACCCAGTTTCGTATGATGTCTGA
- a CDS encoding glycosyltransferase family 2 protein gives MMSDSLVSVVVPLYNEADNVRPLLERIREALSTLRYELILVDDGSRDATVTIARQFADNRTKLIVLARNYGQTTALAAGVEAATGEYIVTLDGDLQNDPADIPVMLKLAQTENWDVVAGNRANRQDGFLLRKIPSRIANALIRRMTGVYLKDYGCTLKIFRREVAQKLGLYGELHRFIPVLAAMQGSRMTQIDVRHHPRIHGVSKYGLGRIGPVLNDLLVVLFLQRYFRRPMRLFGPVAAISLLLGVGVSLFLLVQKLFGEISNLTSWLILIAVLLLGGLNLLAFGFIAEIQMRTYFEAGHKPTYRIREVIQGQVCAD, from the coding sequence ATGATGTCTGATTCACTGGTTTCGGTTGTTGTGCCGCTTTACAACGAAGCCGATAATGTTCGACCGCTGCTGGAACGCATCCGTGAAGCACTCTCGACACTTCGCTACGAGTTGATACTGGTCGATGATGGCTCCAGAGATGCTACCGTAACGATTGCCAGGCAGTTTGCCGATAATCGAACGAAATTGATCGTGCTGGCCCGGAATTATGGGCAAACCACCGCGCTGGCCGCTGGTGTCGAAGCCGCAACGGGCGAATACATCGTTACGCTGGACGGTGATCTGCAAAATGATCCGGCTGATATTCCGGTTATGCTTAAACTGGCGCAGACAGAAAATTGGGATGTGGTAGCTGGCAATCGGGCCAATCGTCAGGACGGATTCCTGCTTCGCAAAATACCCAGCCGCATTGCCAATGCGTTGATTCGCCGGATGACGGGCGTTTACCTGAAGGATTATGGCTGTACGCTCAAAATTTTTCGGCGCGAAGTAGCGCAGAAATTAGGTCTTTATGGCGAACTGCACCGTTTCATACCCGTACTGGCGGCTATGCAGGGAAGCCGAATGACACAAATAGATGTACGGCATCATCCACGAATTCACGGCGTTTCTAAATACGGATTGGGTCGAATCGGCCCCGTGTTGAATGACTTACTGGTTGTGCTGTTTTTGCAGCGCTATTTCCGTCGGCCGATGCGGCTGTTTGGGCCAGTAGCTGCCATCTCTCTTCTGTTGGGGGTAGGAGTGAGTCTGTTTTTGCTGGTGCAGAAACTGTTTGGTGAGATAAGCAATCTGACCTCTTGGCTCATACTGATTGCTGTGCTGCTGCTGGGTGGACTTAATTTACTGGCATTTGGCTTTATTGCCGAGATACAGATGCGGACCTATTTTGAGGCTGGTCACAAACCGACGTATCGAATTCGGGAAGTGATTCAGGGGCAGGTATGTGCTGATTAA